A region of Bacillota bacterium DNA encodes the following proteins:
- a CDS encoding O-acetyl-ADP-ribose deacetylase, with amino-acid sequence MDVTIGRTLLRLVQGDITQQETDAIVNAANSELAGGGGVDGAIHRAGGPVIYEECARIRKERGRLPAGQAVITAGGRLKAKYVIHTVGPVWHGGTHGEEETLASAYRSSLKLATEHGLRTVAFPSISTGAYGFPVERAARVALRAVKDFLVSPMGRALDEVRFVLFSSRDLEAYEKALADIHRSA; translated from the coding sequence ATGGATGTGACGATAGGTAGAACCTTGCTGAGGCTCGTCCAAGGCGACATAACCCAACAGGAGACAGACGCCATAGTGAACGCGGCAAACTCGGAGCTCGCTGGAGGCGGGGGCGTGGACGGTGCCATCCACAGGGCAGGCGGGCCAGTGATCTATGAGGAGTGCGCACGGATACGCAAGGAAAGGGGACGCCTTCCTGCGGGGCAGGCGGTGATCACCGCTGGGGGTCGACTCAAGGCGAAATACGTCATCCACACCGTAGGACCGGTTTGGCACGGCGGCACCCACGGTGAGGAGGAGACTCTCGCAAGCGCCTACCGCAGCAGCCTCAAGCTCGCCACGGAGCACGGCCTTCGAACGGTGGCGTTTCCCTCGATCAGCACGGGGGCTTACGGGTTTCCGGTTGAGCGGGCCGCCCGCGTCGCATTGCGTGCTGTGAAGGATTTCCTAGTGAGCCCAATGGGACGGGCCCTTGACGAAGTTCGGTTCGTGCTCTTCAGCTCCAGAGATCTCGAGGCGTACGAAAAGGCGCTCGCGGACATCCACCGCTCCGCGTGA
- a CDS encoding 6-phosphofructokinase, giving the protein MPEIKKIGVLTGGGDSSGLNAAIRGVVMRAADYGYEVLGIHDGWAGLINADAAPLGIDDVREILSHGGTVLGTSRTNPFKKEEDVVKCIENVKKLGLDAVVAIGGDDTLGVANKLTGRGVPCVGVPKTMDNDVSGTDYCIGFDTAVTVAVDAVERLRDTARSHRRIMVLEVMGRDAGWVALVTAMAGGADWVLIPEVEPDLDAMCNHLRNLRASGKKYGVVVVSEGVKLPGVSEEPTGDVDAFGHVRLGLRGVGHAVGNEIEKRTGIQTRVAVIGHIQRGGSPTVNDRFYATRLGMAAVDLVSRGEFGKMPAFAGGEIRVVDLATAVGKTKSVPESLYKEAMALFK; this is encoded by the coding sequence ATGCCTGAGATCAAGAAAATCGGGGTTTTGACTGGTGGAGGCGACTCCTCAGGGCTCAACGCGGCGATCAGGGGCGTTGTGATGAGGGCGGCCGATTACGGCTATGAGGTCCTGGGGATCCATGACGGCTGGGCTGGGCTCATAAACGCTGACGCGGCGCCTCTCGGCATTGATGACGTCAGGGAGATCCTCTCTCATGGGGGAACGGTTTTGGGCACATCCCGGACCAACCCGTTCAAAAAGGAAGAAGACGTCGTAAAATGTATCGAGAACGTAAAGAAGCTGGGGCTCGATGCGGTAGTCGCCATCGGGGGCGACGATACGCTGGGCGTTGCGAATAAGCTCACCGGGCGCGGGGTGCCGTGCGTCGGAGTGCCGAAGACCATGGACAACGACGTATCGGGCACAGATTACTGCATCGGCTTTGACACCGCTGTGACAGTGGCTGTGGACGCCGTCGAGAGACTGCGCGATACGGCGCGGTCGCACAGGCGGATCATGGTGCTTGAAGTGATGGGCAGGGACGCCGGGTGGGTCGCGTTGGTCACCGCAATGGCCGGCGGAGCTGACTGGGTGCTCATTCCCGAGGTCGAGCCGGACCTGGACGCCATGTGCAACCACCTGCGTAACCTTCGCGCGTCCGGCAAGAAGTACGGGGTCGTCGTGGTCTCAGAAGGCGTGAAGCTTCCCGGTGTTTCGGAGGAGCCTACCGGCGATGTCGACGCGTTCGGCCACGTTAGGCTCGGTCTGCGCGGCGTCGGGCACGCCGTGGGCAACGAGATCGAGAAGCGGACCGGCATCCAAACCAGGGTCGCGGTGATCGGCCACATTCAGCGTGGTGGGTCGCCCACTGTGAACGACAGGTTCTACGCAACGAGGTTGGGCATGGCAGCCGTTGACCTCGTCAGTCGTGGGGAGTTCGGCAAGATGCCTGCGTTTGCTGGTGGCGAGATCAGGGTGGTTGACCTCGCGACCGCTGTCGGCAAGACCAAGTCGGTGCCGGAGTCCCTTTATAAAGAAGCGATGGCTCTATTCAAGTAG
- the fba gene encoding class II fructose-1,6-bisphosphate aldolase has translation MPLVTTKEMLKKAQAERYAVGAFNANNLEYVQAIIEAAEEEKAPVILQASQGAIKYAGLKMVVAMVKAAAEEASVPVALHLDHGTDYKQNVKCLAAGFTSLMFDGSSLPFEENVAITKKIVEMAHAAGIPVEAELGKVATAGHVTEEEIKALMTDPEEAKRFVEETEVDSLAVAVGSVHKMTTQAAKLDVERIARIRELTGVPLVLHGASGVTDEGYKMGIAAGICKINIATELNKAFTRGIREALQKNPDEIDPRRIAGVGRDYMKEAVKAKMRLFGCSGKA, from the coding sequence ATGCCGCTGGTGACAACGAAGGAAATGCTCAAGAAAGCCCAGGCCGAGCGCTACGCGGTTGGCGCTTTCAACGCCAATAACCTCGAGTACGTTCAGGCCATCATCGAGGCTGCGGAGGAAGAGAAAGCTCCGGTAATCCTCCAGGCGAGCCAGGGAGCGATCAAGTACGCCGGGCTCAAGATGGTCGTGGCCATGGTAAAGGCTGCGGCTGAAGAGGCGAGTGTGCCAGTGGCGCTCCACCTGGACCACGGCACTGACTACAAGCAAAACGTGAAATGCCTCGCTGCCGGGTTCACCTCCCTGATGTTCGACGGCTCGTCTCTCCCCTTTGAGGAGAATGTCGCCATAACCAAGAAGATCGTGGAAATGGCGCATGCGGCGGGCATCCCTGTTGAGGCTGAGCTGGGCAAGGTGGCCACTGCGGGCCACGTGACCGAGGAAGAAATCAAGGCCCTTATGACCGACCCCGAAGAGGCGAAGAGGTTCGTCGAGGAGACGGAGGTCGACTCGCTCGCCGTGGCCGTTGGGAGCGTACACAAGATGACGACCCAAGCTGCCAAGCTTGACGTGGAAAGGATAGCGCGGATCAGGGAGCTCACGGGCGTGCCGCTCGTGCTTCACGGCGCGTCCGGTGTGACTGACGAAGGTTACAAGATGGGCATCGCGGCAGGAATATGCAAGATCAACATAGCGACCGAGCTCAACAAGGCGTTCACGCGCGGCATACGCGAGGCGCTCCAGAAGAATCCCGACGAGATCGACCCGAGGCGCATAGCCGGAGTGGGCCGCGACTATATGAAGGAAGCCGTGAAGGCGAAGATGCGCCTTTTCGGGTGCTCGGGAAAGGCCTGA
- the pyk gene encoding pyruvate kinase, translating to MRRTKIVCTLGPATDEPGVLEALVRAGMDVARINASHGTYEEHASRIKRVRDAARECGKHVGIMFDLAGPKIRTGPIKGGKVELKEGSFVSLVPGDEEGDATRVFVNYPELLESVSPGGKILLSDGLIELEVDHVGDGEVVCLVKTSGELASRKGVSLPGAKVRFRAATRKDVSDIQFASAQEVDFVACSFVQTAEDVVRVRALLDAAGSDSHIIAKIESSEGIENIDSIMRVADGVMVARGDLGVETPPERVPLVQKVIIQKCNAAGKPVITATEMLESMIENPRPTRAEVTDVACAIFDGTDAVMLSAETAVGKYPVEAVSMMSRIAESTESGLPYEDILRAKGVAPSRSVADAISHATCQTAHDLGVKAILTSTESGATARMVSKYRPRAPIIAATPNPRVAAKLSLVWGVLPTLVRKAANIDDVLDVAIEAAVSLGMVSRGDLVIITAGVRAGVPGTTNMLKAHRV from the coding sequence GTGCGCAGGACGAAGATCGTGTGCACGCTCGGGCCCGCCACGGACGAGCCCGGCGTCCTAGAGGCTCTTGTGAGGGCGGGCATGGACGTCGCCAGGATCAACGCGTCCCATGGTACGTATGAAGAACACGCGTCCCGCATAAAGCGTGTGAGGGATGCGGCCAGGGAATGCGGAAAGCATGTGGGGATCATGTTCGACCTTGCTGGTCCCAAGATCCGCACAGGTCCTATAAAAGGGGGCAAGGTCGAGCTTAAAGAAGGCTCGTTCGTCTCCCTGGTGCCCGGGGACGAGGAGGGGGACGCGACAAGGGTGTTCGTGAATTACCCCGAGCTTCTCGAGAGCGTGTCCCCAGGCGGCAAGATCCTTCTCAGCGACGGCCTGATCGAGCTTGAGGTGGATCATGTGGGCGATGGCGAGGTCGTGTGCCTGGTCAAGACCTCCGGCGAACTCGCGTCGCGCAAGGGCGTGAGCCTGCCCGGTGCGAAGGTGAGGTTCAGGGCGGCAACGCGCAAGGACGTCTCCGACATTCAGTTCGCCTCGGCTCAAGAGGTCGATTTCGTAGCGTGCTCTTTCGTGCAAACCGCGGAGGACGTGGTCCGGGTCCGGGCTCTCCTGGACGCGGCGGGGTCTGACAGTCACATAATCGCGAAGATCGAATCCAGCGAAGGGATAGAGAACATCGACTCGATAATGAGGGTTGCAGACGGCGTCATGGTGGCCAGGGGTGATTTGGGCGTGGAGACGCCCCCGGAGCGGGTGCCTCTCGTTCAGAAGGTGATAATACAAAAGTGCAACGCCGCAGGCAAGCCGGTGATCACCGCCACGGAGATGCTGGAGTCCATGATCGAGAATCCTAGGCCGACGAGGGCCGAAGTGACTGACGTGGCGTGCGCGATCTTCGATGGCACCGACGCGGTGATGCTGTCCGCTGAGACTGCTGTCGGCAAGTACCCTGTCGAGGCCGTGTCCATGATGTCGCGGATCGCGGAGAGCACGGAAAGCGGCCTCCCGTACGAGGACATCCTGCGGGCCAAGGGTGTCGCGCCCTCGAGGAGCGTCGCGGACGCGATCAGTCATGCCACGTGTCAAACCGCGCATGACCTTGGTGTCAAAGCGATACTCACCTCGACCGAGTCTGGCGCGACTGCGCGTATGGTATCGAAATACCGCCCCCGAGCCCCGATAATCGCTGCCACACCCAACCCGAGGGTCGCCGCGAAGCTGAGCCTCGTCTGGGGGGTGCTTCCCACTCTCGTGCGCAAGGCGGCCAATATCGACGACGTCCTCGATGTGGCCATCGAGGCGGCGGTGTCGCTAGGCATGGTGAGCCGGGGGGATCTCGTGATCATCACAGCGGGGGTAAGAGCAGGCGTTCCCGGGACGACGAACATGCTCAAAGCCCACAGGGTTTGA
- the pfkA gene encoding 6-phosphofructokinase, with translation MKRIGILTSGGDAPGMNAAIRAATRCALYNGMSVVGVNRGYQGLIEGDMFDMTSRSVGDIIQRAGTMLRSARSDEFMTDAGRRKALDQMSRHGIEGLVVIGGDGTFRGARALVDMGTPVVGIPATIDNDISLTDYTLGFDTAVNTAVDAITKIRDTASSHGRSNVIEVMGRDTGHLALAAGLAGGAEYILIPEVPYDLDAICEGVKAGYRRGKTHSIIVVAEGVGGYHSPDEPHHESIGFKIGEAVQERTGLETRVTVLGYIQRGGTPTARDRLLATMFGCKAVELLKDGQAAKVVGVVGDEIRVFDVDEVTATRKKVDLSLYNVAVMLSKV, from the coding sequence TTGAAACGAATAGGGATTCTCACGAGCGGGGGCGATGCCCCGGGCATGAATGCGGCGATCAGGGCCGCGACCAGGTGCGCGCTGTACAACGGGATGTCAGTAGTCGGAGTGAACCGAGGGTATCAGGGACTTATCGAAGGCGACATGTTCGACATGACCTCCCGCAGCGTAGGAGACATCATCCAACGCGCGGGGACCATGTTGCGGTCCGCGCGGTCTGACGAGTTCATGACCGATGCTGGGCGCAGGAAGGCCCTGGACCAAATGTCGAGACACGGGATAGAAGGCCTGGTGGTCATCGGCGGTGACGGCACGTTTCGCGGTGCTCGCGCGCTCGTGGACATGGGCACGCCCGTGGTCGGAATCCCCGCGACCATCGACAACGACATCTCGCTCACCGATTACACCCTCGGGTTCGACACGGCCGTCAACACAGCCGTCGACGCGATCACGAAGATACGGGATACTGCAAGCTCGCACGGCCGCAGCAACGTGATAGAGGTCATGGGGCGGGACACCGGTCACCTCGCGCTTGCCGCCGGGTTGGCCGGCGGGGCGGAGTACATCTTGATCCCCGAGGTGCCTTACGACCTTGACGCGATATGTGAGGGCGTCAAGGCAGGTTATAGGCGCGGCAAGACCCACAGCATAATCGTGGTGGCCGAGGGCGTGGGCGGATATCATTCTCCCGACGAGCCCCACCATGAGAGCATAGGGTTCAAGATAGGCGAGGCTGTGCAGGAGCGGACCGGCCTTGAGACAAGGGTTACTGTGCTCGGGTACATACAGAGGGGTGGTACGCCCACGGCCCGCGACAGGTTGCTTGCGACGATGTTCGGATGCAAAGCGGTTGAGTTGCTGAAGGATGGTCAAGCCGCTAAGGTTGTTGGGGTGGTGGGCGACGAGATCCGGGTTTTCGACGTCGACGAGGTCACGGCAACGCGCAAGAAGGTTGATCTGAGCCTTTACAATGTGGCTGTGATGCTTTCGAAGGTGTGA
- a CDS encoding acetyl-CoA carboxylase carboxyltransferase subunit alpha, producing MINPTLDFERPLVELEKRIEELRNFSREKEIDLSEEIATLEKRAEMLRREIFDNLTPWQRVQIARHPRRPTTLDYINLIFDEFIELHGDRAFRDDGAVVGGIASLAGRPVTVVGTQKGRDTKENLARNFGMPHPEGYRKALRLIRQAEKFRRPVVSFVDVVGAYPGVEAEERGQGQIIARNLEEISRLATCIVVVITGEGGSGGALAIGVGDRLLMLENAYFSVISPEGCAAILWKDGSKAQEAADVLKLTAPDMKRLGIVDEVLPEPLGAAHKDRDAMARIIKDALIRSIDELAGIPPRRLIERRYARLRRIGEFMIREAAQEGFPETALASGGGSVQAAAGPGGPKGEARS from the coding sequence ATGATCAACCCCACGTTGGACTTCGAAAGGCCCCTGGTGGAGCTGGAGAAGAGAATCGAGGAGCTCCGGAATTTCAGTCGCGAGAAGGAGATCGACCTGTCCGAGGAGATAGCTACCCTGGAGAAAAGGGCCGAGATGCTTCGGCGCGAGATATTCGATAACCTCACGCCCTGGCAGCGCGTGCAGATAGCGCGTCACCCGAGGCGTCCCACGACGCTGGACTACATAAACCTCATCTTCGACGAGTTCATCGAGCTGCACGGCGACCGCGCCTTTCGCGACGACGGAGCGGTCGTGGGCGGGATCGCGAGCCTGGCCGGTCGTCCCGTCACGGTGGTCGGAACGCAGAAGGGTCGCGATACCAAGGAGAACCTCGCGCGAAACTTCGGAATGCCTCACCCGGAGGGATATCGCAAGGCGCTGCGGCTGATTAGACAGGCTGAGAAATTCCGCAGGCCTGTCGTGTCCTTCGTAGATGTGGTCGGCGCCTACCCGGGTGTTGAGGCCGAGGAACGCGGGCAAGGCCAGATCATCGCCCGTAACCTGGAGGAGATCTCGAGGCTTGCCACGTGCATCGTGGTGGTCATAACCGGTGAGGGAGGGAGCGGCGGTGCCCTCGCCATAGGGGTCGGCGACAGGCTCCTCATGCTCGAGAACGCGTATTTCTCCGTCATCTCGCCGGAGGGGTGCGCCGCGATCCTGTGGAAAGACGGGTCGAAGGCGCAGGAGGCTGCCGACGTGCTGAAACTCACCGCTCCGGACATGAAGAGGCTCGGGATCGTCGATGAGGTGCTCCCTGAGCCCTTGGGCGCCGCTCACAAAGACCGGGACGCGATGGCGCGCATTATCAAGGACGCTCTCATAAGAAGCATAGATGAGCTCGCCGGAATCCCGCCTCGCAGGCTGATCGAGAGGCGTTATGCCAGGCTTCGCAGGATAGGCGAGTTCATGATTCGCGAGGCCGCGCAGGAAGGGTTCCCCGAGACTGCCTTGGCAAGCGGGGGCGGCTCGGTTCAGGCGGCGGCCGGGCCCGGAGGCCCGAAGGGAGAGGCCAGATCTTGA
- a CDS encoding acetyl-CoA carboxylase carboxyltransferase subunit beta — protein MPAFKDLFKGKQKYVTVKAVSVQEERAEGLWTKCTQCGELTYTRELAHNLLVCHKCGFHFKLTAAQRLSITLDEGSFTEFDSNLVSADPIEFPGYAAKLERTRQATGLEEAVITGQGTINGYPVMIGVMDFSFIGASMGSVVGEKVTRLFERATRQRVPVVMFCASGGARMQEGVLSLMQMAKTSAACARLSEAGVLYISVLTNPTTAGVLASFASLGDIIIAEPGALVGFTGQRVIEETIRQKLPPGFQSAEFVMEHGMIDMIVERRDMKKTLASLLALHERRHEVG, from the coding sequence ATGCCTGCTTTTAAGGACCTTTTCAAGGGCAAACAGAAGTACGTAACCGTAAAGGCCGTGAGCGTGCAGGAGGAACGGGCCGAAGGGTTGTGGACCAAATGTACGCAGTGCGGCGAGCTCACGTACACAAGGGAGCTCGCCCACAACCTCCTCGTATGCCACAAGTGCGGTTTTCACTTCAAGCTCACCGCGGCCCAAAGGCTGTCGATCACTCTGGATGAGGGGAGTTTCACGGAGTTCGACTCAAACCTCGTCTCCGCCGATCCCATCGAGTTCCCGGGGTACGCCGCCAAGCTGGAAAGAACGAGGCAGGCCACCGGGCTCGAGGAAGCCGTGATCACGGGGCAGGGAACCATAAACGGCTACCCGGTCATGATAGGAGTCATGGATTTCTCCTTCATCGGCGCGAGCATGGGCTCGGTCGTTGGAGAGAAGGTGACCCGCCTCTTCGAGCGGGCCACGCGGCAGCGTGTTCCCGTGGTGATGTTCTGCGCTTCCGGGGGTGCCCGGATGCAGGAGGGCGTGTTGTCCTTGATGCAGATGGCCAAGACGAGCGCGGCGTGCGCGCGGCTGTCGGAGGCAGGGGTCTTGTATATCTCAGTACTCACGAATCCGACCACTGCTGGCGTCCTGGCGAGCTTCGCTTCGCTCGGCGACATCATCATCGCGGAGCCGGGCGCTCTCGTAGGCTTTACGGGCCAGAGGGTGATCGAGGAGACCATCAGACAGAAGCTGCCGCCCGGCTTCCAGAGCGCCGAATTCGTGATGGAACACGGCATGATAGACATGATAGTCGAGCGACGCGACATGAAGAAGACCCTTGCCTCTTTGCTCGCGCTCCACGAAAGGAGGCACGAGGTGGGATGA
- a CDS encoding DUF2007 domain-containing protein: protein MWTVVYIAANKAMAEMMKEMLEKEGMLVMLRPVGVPHMGNSANVEVLVPESEAEDAQELLTAAFGR, encoded by the coding sequence ATGTGGACTGTCGTGTACATCGCCGCAAACAAGGCAATGGCAGAGATGATGAAGGAGATGCTCGAAAAAGAGGGGATGCTTGTGATGTTGCGCCCGGTGGGCGTGCCCCACATGGGCAACTCAGCGAATGTCGAGGTGCTCGTGCCGGAATCCGAGGCTGAGGACGCGCAGGAGCTTCTAACTGCAGCGTTCGGAAGGTAG
- a CDS encoding phosphatidylglycerophosphatase A, which translates to MVAHRGRADTPGGKGRSIVKDLVVDMLASRGVRLEQIARIVVELQRPYRPDLTVDECLRSVEKVLEKREVQHAVLTGIALDMLAESDALPEPLLSLVKTDDPLYGVDEILALSITNIYGTVGLTNFGYVDKRKMGVLRGLNAQAGRSGSRVNTFLDDLVAGIAGAAAARIAHRGEAAG; encoded by the coding sequence ATGGTAGCGCACCGAGGAAGGGCGGACACGCCCGGTGGGAAGGGGAGAAGCATTGTGAAGGATTTGGTGGTGGATATGCTCGCATCCCGAGGAGTGCGGCTGGAGCAGATCGCCCGGATCGTGGTTGAGCTTCAAAGACCCTATCGACCGGATCTGACCGTGGACGAGTGCTTGAGAAGTGTCGAGAAGGTCCTCGAGAAAAGGGAGGTTCAGCACGCCGTGCTCACGGGGATCGCCCTTGACATGCTTGCCGAGAGCGACGCACTGCCGGAGCCACTCCTATCGCTTGTCAAAACGGATGACCCTTTATACGGGGTCGACGAGATCCTGGCTCTCAGCATAACGAACATATACGGCACGGTGGGGCTCACGAATTTCGGGTACGTGGACAAAAGGAAAATGGGGGTGCTTCGCGGGCTCAACGCACAAGCGGGCAGGTCCGGCTCGAGAGTCAACACCTTTCTCGATGACCTGGTCGCAGGAATAGCCGGCGCGGCGGCCGCGCGCATTGCGCACCGGGGCGAAGCCGCGGGTTGA